Genomic DNA from Cloeon dipterum chromosome 3, ieCloDipt1.1, whole genome shotgun sequence:
TTTCGTGCCTCTCTCTAAAGTGGTGGTGATTTCCACGGTGGTAACCCATCTCGTAAAGATCATGCTCAGGGTGGTGGGCATACCTGATTCATGCAAATCCATGCATTAATTCCACTAATCATCATGCAGGGTTAATGGGGACTATTCGGATTAGTTTTTAGGCATGCTAAACGTTTCAAAAAATGGACTGCGAGACCTTGCCCTGATGGCGGTGGCCTTCCTTCTTCTCAAACCTTTGCTCCCAGTCAGAAGGACTTTCTGCAATGTGACCAAACTCAACGTGGTCTGGAGCTTTCCAGTGAAGGAAAATGTCCCTATTTTGGCGGGAATTCAGCCTTCATGGAATGGTagttgtaaaatataaatttgtactTACTGGAAGAACTTTCCGTCACCACCACTTCCACCACCCCCACCCCCACCTCCAGCTCCACCCCCACCCCCACTGAAACCCGACGTCGCAGCTACATCCGAGTCTCCAGCATatcctgaaaaatttaaaatctttagaATTAATCAAAAGGCACGGAATGACACTGACCTTGTCTTTTGTAGCAAGAAACGGTGGCCAAGCAGAGCACGGCCGCGATCACCAGCACCTGTTGAATGAAAAGCAACGTCAGACGCTCCAGATTCCTATTAAAATGCACCCACCTGAACCTTTGAGAGCATGTTGAGCGACTGCTTGTCCACAATCGTGTGACAGACGCTTTTATACGAGTAGGTGTTTGTGCAAAATCAGCCGAGGATGCCAGGAGGAGCCAGCCTGCTTTCCACAAAGGAAAGTCGCCGCGTTGATTTTTGTCCCGCGTGCTCCCCCGCCTTGGCATCAGtgacaaaataaatggaaCGTCGTCGGAGCGTGTAATCAGCGTGTTGCTGCGAGAAAAACGCTTGAAGCGTGGCGGCGTGCGGTTTTTTGGCTTGCGCGCgcttttggaaaaatgaaaataacaatatgTAGGCTGCTTTCCGAGTGCGGTTTCATTCCTGGTTCACTGAACTGTCCTCCGCTTCATTAACTTTCTTTGTGTCAACTGTGTCACTTGGCTAATTAAGAAGGTGTCATGGGTGCTTTTGTGGTAATCCagtgattaaataattaaaaagtcattATCTGTTTTGTAATTTCAGCTTGAGTAGAATTGCAGTTTGAGctgaaattaggaaaaaaaataaaacaataatacgTAAATTGAGATAAGATATGGATgcacttaaaatgtttttctggGAAATTCATGCAAATGATAGCTGAAAGAATCAAGTTAAATTCTACTGGACTTTGAAAACATGTGTGAtcttcaaaagtaattttttattattgatagTGAAAACTCATTATCAGTGTTGCATGTTCTGAATTTATAACCTCACGTGcgctttcaaattcaattgttCGTGGAATATTATCTCGAGtctgaatttcatttgaatttgtgaaaattaggGCTCCAGAAAAAGTgattatcaataattttgaataaagaaGAGTGCACTTTTTctgctatatttttttaagactgTACGACGCATTTGAATTTCCTTCTTGTGGtgcatattttaaagttattgTGTAGTCCTTCATAAAAGTCCATTTTGCCTTCACTTTAAatactctctaaaaattaggaaataa
This window encodes:
- the LOC135940688 gene encoding POU domain, class 3, transcription factor 3-like isoform X2, producing MLSKVQVLVIAAVLCLATVSCYKRQGYAGDSDVAATSGFSGGGGGAGGGGGGGGSGGDGKFFQYAHHPEHDLYEMGYHRGNHHHFRERHEKAAPHAGHFKTKVRWGDKKGGHGEHLWDYNHDGHHDEHGGN
- the LOC135940688 gene encoding protein spalt-accessory-like isoform X1 yields the protein MPRRGSTRDKNQRGDFPLWKAGWLLLASSADFAQTPTRIKASVTRLWTSSRSTCSQRFRWVHFNRNLERLTLLFIQQVLVIAAVLCLATVSCYKRQGYAGDSDVAATSGFSGGGGGAGGGGGGGGSGGDGKFFQYAHHPEHDLYEMGYHRGNHHHFRERHEKAAPHAGHFKTKVRWGDKKGGHGEHLWDYNHDGHHDEHGGN